The sequence below is a genomic window from bacterium.
GCCAATAGGTGAGCAAGCTCAAATTGGCCCGGCCTTTCAGCTTCAGGTCCATCGGTCCGTCGAATTGGTAGCTCCCGGTCAGATCCATCAAGCTGCCGCCCGAGCGGAAGCTGGCCTTTTCGAAGGTCATCTTGGGCGGGCGGATCGAGATCCGCACCGGCTCGGCCGCCGCGATCTCGCCGCCTTCCTCCAGCGGGATGACGAAGCGGCTGGCGTTGATGTCGATCTCGGTCGGCGCGCCTTCGATGCCGATGGCCATTTTGATCTTGCCGTCGGCATAGGACTCGACCTGGGGATATTCCATCGCCGCCCAAATCGCCCGCAGGTCGAGATTCTTGGCGTCGGCCTCGATGAAGAACTTCTTGGGCCGGGCGTCGTAGGTGTAGCGGCCGGTGAAGGCCAGGCCGGGCAGGGCCTCGCCCTTGACCTTCACGCCCTTGTCGTCGAATTCGAAGACCGCCTCGCCCGGCATCGTGATCTTGTCGTAGTTCGGCGGCTGGAAGCTGAGCGGCGCGATGACGAAACGGCGGTTGCCGAGCTTGCCGTCGGCGGTCAAGGTGCCCAGCTTGAAGTCGAGGAGCTGGAAACCGGGGATCTCGGCGTGGAGGATGCCGGTCGGCGAAGAGCCCGCCACCGAGTCGAGATCGAAAGTGCCGTCGACCTTGCCCAGGATGTCGGGATTGTCGAGCAGCTTGGTGGCGTCGATGCCCTTGAACTGGGTCTTGAGGACGACGTGGCGGTTCTTCTTGAAGAAGTTCTCGCCCCGCACCAGGACCTTGGCGGTATGGCCTTGGGCGGCCGGCGCCTCGCCCTCGTAGATCATGAGATTGTCGTTGATGCTGAAGTTCCCGACGTGCTCGCCGAAATTGAGGAAGCTGTAAGCCAGCTCCTTGCCGTGAGCCTTGAAATTCATGCTCGGGTTCTTGAAGGCGCCGGTGATGGTTCCCTCGGCGTCGGCATAGCCCCGTAGGTCGAGGTCGGAGAGGGCCTGGATCATCGTGGCCAAGTCGAAATTCTTGGTCTTGATCTTGACGTCGAAGCGTTGCTTCGGAAAGTCGACGCTGCCCGAGCCGTCGACTTCGGCCTTGGCCGAGCTGAGCTTGAAGACGTCGAGCCCGAGCACGCCGTTCTTCATCGTCCCTTCGAGGTGGAGCTTGTTCTCCAAGGCCGCCTCATTGGCGGTGTTGCCGAGGGCCTTGAAGTCGAGCTTGACCTTGCCGGTCATCGCCGAAAGCTTGTAGCCGCTGAGCTCGGCGTAGAGCGCCATCTCAAAGCGGTCGAAGGTCTCGAGCAGCTCCTTGCCGGCCTTGGGGATGGCGCTGAAGGGCAGGGGCTGGGCGGTTTTGAGATCGACTTTGTAAGTCGCCTTCTCCGGGATGTAGTCGACGTCGACCAAGAGAGTTCCGTCGGGCAGGAGGAAGCGGCCGTTTTCGAGATAGAGGACGTCGCCGCCGATCTTGATGTCGGAGAGGAAGCTGCTGGCCGGCAGCGAGCCGACTTGGACGTCTTCCAACTTCAAGTTTCCTTCGGCTTCGCTGACGAAAAAGGTGAAGTCGCGGACCACCGGCAGAGTGATCTTGCCCTGAAAGACGAGGCGGCTGGTCCGGATCTCGGTGTCGGCCGGCCGGAGGACCGCGTCGGTGACCCAGAAAGTCACCTCCTGCTGGGAGCGGCGCTGGGAGCTCAAGCCGACATTGGCCTCGCCGAAGTGGAATTCGTCGCCGTTGCGCAGGTAGAAAGAGATGTTTTGCACCACCGCGTCCTGGATCGAGAGCCTTTTCAGAACGATGCGGAGGGCGGTGCGCCAGGAGGAGGGTTTGAGGCTCTTCGGCGAATTGCGCTGGTCGATGGTCAGGCCATCGGCCCGAAGCTTGGTGATGCCGAAATTTCCCTTCAAGGCGCTGGAATAGGCGAAATCGAGGTCCAATGACTTCAGCGAGACGATCTTCAGCCCTTGCTGGTTTTGATAGACCAGACCTCGAATTTGGAGGTGGCGTTGGTTGAGATCCAGGGTGAAGCTGTCATAAAGGATGTCGCCGGTCAGACTCTGGTTGAGCCGGTTGATGACGAATTGTAAAAATCGGGGCGATTGGATGAACTGATAGAGGAGAAAAACGCCGAGCAGGCCCAAGGCCAGGAGAATCCCCAAGGCCTTCAAGCAGCCTGTCTTTTTCGGCCTTTTCCCCATAAGTGCCCGTAAAACTTGGTTTTATCGATGACAAAGTCAAGCGATATCGCCGGTCGGACGACCGGCATCGGCAGCCTCCCGCCGGAGGACCCGAAAGCGGTTCTAGATCGGGCCTTTGCGGTGGATATCCCTTACTTTCCGACCCAGCCGGCCTTGGGTGAAAACGAGACGATGCTGGGCCAAGGCTTGGCCGGTTTTCTCGAGGGGCCGGCCGATTTTGCCCCGGGCTTGCTTTGGCGGCTCTACCTTGAAAGGCTGGCCCGAGACCCCCGGCCCTGGACGAAATTGCAATGGGTCGGGCCGGCGACCCTGCTTCAAGCCCAGGCCAAGTGGGTCGGCGACCCCGAGCGCCGCCGACTCTTGGAGGAATGGCTGCTAAAACGGGCCGAGTTCCTGCTGGCCGAGGTCTCGAATTTGGGCAAAAAGGTCCTGCTTTTTCTCGATGAGCCAGGACTGCTGCGGGCCGCGCCTTTGGAAAGCGGGCGGCGGATCGTGGAAGCGTTACGCCAGCGCGGGGCGTTGGTGGGAATCCATTGCTGCGAGGCCGGCGATTTCGATCCCTTCCTCGACTGGCCCCTGGATTTCCTCTCTTTCGACTTCGCCTTGGCCTCGCCTTGGGAGGATGCCGAGCGGCTTTGGGTCTTTCGCCATCGCGGCGGCCGCTTGGCCCTGGGGGTGGTGCCGACTTCCTTGACTTCGGCTTGGCATCCCAAGAAAGAAGTGGAAAGATGCCGCTCCCGCTTAGCCGCCGCTCTCGATACCGCCGAGGCCGAGGAGGTCCTGCGCGAGAGCCTGCTGACGCCGGCTTGCGGGCTGGGCTTGCGCAGCCCCGAGGAATGTGTGCGAGTTTTCGAAGCTCTGCAGGAGTTCCAAGATTGTTTAAAGAAAGGATAGGTTTCCCCCTCCTTTGTAAGGAGGGGGTCAGGGGGAGGTAGAGAGGGTTGGCGTCATGCAGAAAATTTTGCCCAACGCCAACCTCTCTACCCCTCCCCAACCCTCCCCTTACAAAGGGGAGGGTGGAAGAGAATATGCTCAACGTCCCTAAACCTTATTCCCCCCGCGCCCAGCGCCTGATCGAGGCGCTCCAGACGCGGATCCTCGTCCTCGACGGGGCGATGGGCACGGCCCTCCAGCAAAAGCATCTCGTCGCCGAAGACTTCGGCGGCCACGAATACGAAGGCTGCAACGAGAACTTGGTCCTGACCAAGCCCGAGGTGATCCGCGAGGTCCATGAGGCCTATCTCGAGGCCGGGGCCGACATCCTCGAGACCAACACC
It includes:
- a CDS encoding translocation/assembly module TamB domain-containing protein, which produces MKALGILLALGLLGVFLLYQFIQSPRFLQFVINRLNQSLTGDILYDSFTLDLNQRHLQIRGLVYQNQQGLKIVSLKSLDLDFAYSSALKGNFGITKLRADGLTIDQRNSPKSLKPSSWRTALRIVLKRLSIQDAVVQNISFYLRNGDEFHFGEANVGLSSQRRSQQEVTFWVTDAVLRPADTEIRTSRLVFQGKITLPVVRDFTFFVSEAEGNLKLEDVQVGSLPASSFLSDIKIGGDVLYLENGRFLLPDGTLLVDVDYIPEKATYKVDLKTAQPLPFSAIPKAGKELLETFDRFEMALYAELSGYKLSAMTGKVKLDFKALGNTANEAALENKLHLEGTMKNGVLGLDVFKLSSAKAEVDGSGSVDFPKQRFDVKIKTKNFDLATMIQALSDLDLRGYADAEGTITGAFKNPSMNFKAHGKELAYSFLNFGEHVGNFSINDNLMIYEGEAPAAQGHTAKVLVRGENFFKKNRHVVLKTQFKGIDATKLLDNPDILGKVDGTFDLDSVAGSSPTGILHAEIPGFQLLDFKLGTLTADGKLGNRRFVIAPLSFQPPNYDKITMPGEAVFEFDDKGVKVKGEALPGLAFTGRYTYDARPKKFFIEADAKNLDLRAIWAAMEYPQVESYADGKIKMAIGIEGAPTEIDINASRFVIPLEEGGEIAAAEPVRISIRPPKMTFEKASFRSGGSLMDLTGSYQFDGPMDLKLKGRANLSLLTYWRSFFRGAEGFANVDLRATGKLEDPQLAGEVNFSDAALSLRAVRANIENLSGKIKSTGKTISFEDLKGTISEGDVTINGRIEVGEKFEPRYADLTINTREVTVSEPEVYKIVLSGDFTLKGPGDSILLAGDMFITEGRYVRDFNISQFIMKPQAKTLPEEPNPWLNRIRLDLKVKSPGELAIKNNIAEMYLSTDLEVKGPASAPVVQGEIQILDGSFHYFKIAFDNARGYVDFRGPRTQPYVDITATKEVLRNFATVNVTANIVGYLDNLQLNFTSDSGISKRDVLSMVFTGGAPGDSQVSSASLASSVIAGQIAGYLQRPLAERASLDIFRLESNEDYNARRRDRQGVTTLVVGKKLTERFMLEFKTDLGVDEPLQGVQMEYILLDNALVKASQLSDGSFDFDFTLRWRTF